A genomic window from Glycine max cultivar Williams 82 chromosome 17, Glycine_max_v4.0, whole genome shotgun sequence includes:
- the LOC102662178 gene encoding probable inactive receptor kinase At2g26730, protein MALFITVVVVLFLLQLSSSVRVNSEPTQDKQALLSFLSQTPHSNRLQWNASESACDWVGVKCDASRSFVYSLRLPAVDLVGRVPPGTLGRLTQLRILSLRSNALTGEIPSDFSNLIFLRSLYLQKNQFSGEFPPSLTRLTRLARLDLSSNNFTGQIPFSVNNLTHLTGLFLERNHFSGKIPSITLRLVNFNVSYNNLNGSIPETLSAFPETSFVGNIDLCGPPLKDCTPFFPAPAPSPSENSTPVKTRKKSKKLSTGAIVAIVVGSVLGLALLLLLLLLCLRRRRRQPAKPPKAVVEEHSVPAEAGTSSSKDDITGGSAEVERNKLVFFEGGIYSFDLEDLLRASAEVLGKGSVGTSYKAVLEEGTTVVVKRLKDVVVTKKEFETQMEVLGNIKHENVVPLRAFYFSKDEKLLVYDYMSAGSLSALLHGSRGSGRTPLDWDSRMKIALGAARGLTCLHVAGKVVHGNIKSSNILLRGPDHDAGVSDFGLNPLFGNGAPSNRVAGYRAPEVVETRKVSFKSDVYSLGVLLLELLTGKAPNQASLGEEGIDLPRWVQSVVREEWTAEVFDAELMRFQNIEEEMVQLLQIAMACVSVVPDQRPSMQDVVRMIEDINRGETDDGLRQSSDDPSKGSEGHTPPPESRTPPRSLTP, encoded by the exons ATGGCGTTGTTCAttactgttgttgttgttttgttcCTGCTGCAGCTGAGTTCGAGTGTCCGAGTGAACTCGGAGCCGACTCAGGACAAGCAAGCCCTCCTCTCTTTCCTCTCCCAAACCCCACACTCGAACCGTCTCCAATGGAACGCTTCGGAATCCGCGTGCGACTGGGTGGGCGTGAAATGCGACGCGTCACGCTCCTTCGTCTACTCGCTCCGTTTACCCGCCGTCGATTTAGTGGGTCGGGTCCCACCCGGTACACTCGGCCGCTTAACCCAGCTTCGGATCCTCAGCCTCCGCTCCAACGCCCTCACCGGCGAGATCCCTTCCGATTTCTCCAACCTCATTTTCCTCCGCAGCCTCTACCTCCAGAAGAACCAATTCTCCGGCGAGTTCCCTCCGAGTCTCACTCGCCTCACTCGCTTGGCTCGCTTGGATCTTTCCTCCAACAATTTCACCGGCCAAATCCCTTTCTCTGTTAACAACTTAACCCACCTCACTGGCCTCTTCTTAGAACGCAACCATTTCTCCGGTAAAATCCCTAGCATCACTCTCAGGCTTGTTAACTTCAATGTTTCATATAACAATCTCAACGGTTCAATCCCCGAGACACTCTCTGCGTTTCCGGAAACTTCCTTCGTCGGAAACATAGATCTCTGCGGACCGCCGTTGAAGGACTGTACTCCTTTCTTCCCGGCGCCGGCGCCGTCTCCGTCGGAGAATTCAACCCCGGTGAAGACACGTAAGAAGTCCAAGAAGCTCTCCACCGGCGCCATTGTTGCAATCGTTGTGGGGTCCGTTCTTGGCTTGgcgttgttgctgctgctgctgttgctgTGTCTCCGGCGGCGGCGAAGACAGCCCGCGAAGCCGCCGAAGGCGGTGGTGGAGGAGCATAGCGTGCCGGCGGAGGCGGGGACGTCGTCGTCGAAGGATGATATCACCGGGGGTTCGGCGGAGGTGGAGAGGAACAAGCTTGTGTTCTTCGAAGGGGGAATTTACAGTTTCGATTTGGAGGATTTGTTGAGGGCTTCGGCGGAGGTGTTGGGGAAGGGTAGCGTGGGGACTTCGTATAAGGCGGTGCTGGAGGAAGGAACCACCGTGGTGGTGAAGAGGCTGAAGGATGTTGTGGTGACGAAGAAAGAGTTCGAGACGCAAATGGAGGTTCTGGGGAATATTAAGCACGAGAATGTGGTTCCTCTCAGAGCCTTCTACTtctccaaggacgagaaattgCTCGTTTATGATTACATGTCCGCTGGGAGCTTGTCTGCGCTGCTACACG GGAGCAGAGGGTCTGGGCGAACACCACTCGACTGGGACAGCCGAATGAAAATAGCCCTAGGAGCAGCAAGAGGGCTGACATGCCTCCATGTGGCAGGCAAGGTGGTCCACGGCAACATCAAATCTTCCAACATCCTCCTCCGGGGACCCGACCATGATGCCGGCGTTTCGGACTTCGGCCTCAACCCCTTGTTCGGAAACGGAGCCCCGTCAAACCGTGTGGCGGGATACCGGGCACCCGAAGTGGTCGAAACCCGGAAGGTGAGCTTCAAGTCCGACGTGTACAGCTTGGGAGTGTTGCTGCTGGAGCTTCTAACGGGAAAAGCGCCAAACCAAGCCTCGCTCGGGGAAGAGGGCATTGATCTTCCCAGGTGGGTTCAGTCAGTTGTGCGTGAAGAATGGACCGCAGAAGTGTTCGATGCGGAGCTCATGAGGTTCCAAAACATCGAGGAGGAGATGGTTCAACTGTTGCAAATTGCTATGGCGTGCGTTTCCGTTGTGCCGGATCAGAGGCCTAGCATGCAAGACGTGGTGCGTATGATTGAGGACATTAACCGTGGCGAGACAGATGATGGCTTGAGACAATCTTCTGATGACCCTTCCAAAGGATCCGAGGGTCACACACCACCCCCAGAGTCAAGGACTCCACCTAGGTCACTCACACCTTAA